The Algoriphagus sanaruensis genome window below encodes:
- a CDS encoding response regulator transcription factor, protein MKKILIIEDDKMISSLVQFRLKKDGYETLVVLDGNQGVEAIEQFKPDLIITDVMMPYKSGIEVIQFSKKSFPEIPIIVLSSLGEEEQVVLEAFNLGVEDFVPKPFNPNELAIRVKRVLK, encoded by the coding sequence ATGAAGAAAATCCTGATAATTGAAGACGATAAAATGATTTCGAGCTTGGTTCAATTTCGTCTTAAAAAGGACGGCTACGAAACATTGGTTGTTTTGGATGGAAATCAAGGAGTCGAGGCAATTGAACAATTTAAACCAGATTTGATAATTACGGACGTAATGATGCCTTACAAAAGTGGTATTGAAGTAATTCAATTTTCGAAAAAGAGTTTTCCTGAGATACCAATTATAGTTTTAAGTTCATTGGGTGAAGAAGAGCAAGTTGTTTTAGAAGCATTCAATTTAGGAGTTGAGGATTTTGTTCCCAAGCCATTTAATCCAAACGAATTGGCCATACGAGTAAAACGTGTTTTAAAATAA
- a CDS encoding HEAT repeat domain-containing protein, which translates to MIALASQEPYTPFQKFRLFFVSDYKLFLVSGIIILFFTVSSGLTLFMLILKIKKGKRDKLIEKYDQDILLPLSSLPFEKEVEEIQAMSIDELHEYFPKDLLEIELYQEVLIDRIISLNKKMKGDFKLKFKTLYLLLGLDKVSIRLLKEKSWDRKTLALVQINEMDLVEALPMIRPLVNHDNFYVRSQAVATLLNISESKDLAFLRDLTYPLSNWQQMNYLRIIKFISSQGVVNIDVLFESKNETVRLFAIKLVRQLGRLDLMDSLSSLTKNATDQEKVELLKTYAAFGAHMELSFIHECLNSFSSEVFQEAISAAAILGDDSTILRLSRILNSRQLSFGQLKLILFAMREIDFESFDQAIQNTDSIDIQNIGKHLKDPLLKNV; encoded by the coding sequence TTGATTGCATTAGCCAGTCAAGAGCCCTATACACCGTTTCAAAAGTTTCGTTTATTCTTTGTTTCTGATTATAAACTATTTCTTGTTAGTGGAATAATCATTCTGTTTTTTACTGTCTCTAGTGGGCTCACACTTTTCATGTTGATTTTAAAAATCAAAAAAGGTAAACGAGACAAACTTATTGAGAAATATGATCAAGATATATTATTGCCTTTGAGTTCGCTCCCTTTTGAAAAAGAAGTAGAAGAAATTCAGGCAATGTCAATTGACGAGCTTCACGAATATTTTCCGAAGGATCTTCTAGAGATAGAATTATATCAAGAAGTATTGATCGATCGAATTATCAGCTTAAATAAAAAAATGAAAGGAGATTTTAAGCTGAAATTTAAAACGCTCTATCTCCTATTAGGATTGGATAAAGTTTCTATTCGATTGTTAAAAGAAAAGAGTTGGGACAGAAAAACCTTGGCATTGGTACAGATTAATGAAATGGATCTAGTGGAAGCTTTACCAATGATTCGTCCTTTGGTCAATCATGATAATTTCTATGTAAGATCTCAAGCCGTCGCCACCTTATTGAATATTTCTGAATCAAAAGATCTGGCGTTTTTAAGAGACCTGACCTATCCTTTATCGAATTGGCAGCAAATGAATTACCTAAGAATTATAAAATTCATTTCAAGTCAAGGGGTGGTTAATATTGATGTTCTTTTTGAATCAAAAAATGAAACTGTTAGACTTTTTGCCATCAAACTAGTCCGTCAATTAGGAAGACTTGATTTGATGGATTCTCTTTCTAGTCTAACCAAAAATGCTACTGATCAAGAAAAAGTAGAATTGTTAAAAACATATGCGGCATTTGGGGCTCACATGGAATTGTCATTTATTCATGAATGCTTGAATTCATTTTCGAGTGAAGTATTTCAAGAGGCTATTTCTGCAGCCGCTATTTTAGGCGATGATTCTACTATTTTGAGGTTGTCAAGGATCCTAAATTCAAGACAGCTTTCTTTTGGACAATTGAAGCTAATCTTATTCGCAATGCGTGAGATTGATTTTGAGTCTTTTGACCAAGCAATTCAAAATACAGATTCGATTGACATACAAAATATTGGTAAACATTTAAAAGACCCACTTTTAAAGAATGTATAA
- a CDS encoding glycosyltransferase family 2 protein: MYNFLFYLLIEIFGIIFLLMSFLVISIYLTLMVLSALEMREYLRKNKFADYSDIITSPLAPSVSILAPAFNEGQNIVQNVKSLLSLHYSKFEVIIINDGSKDDTLDKLIEFFDLEKTDFAYKPEIETKEIRGIYRSNNISNRRLLVIDKENGGKADALNAGINVAGMDVLACIDVDCILSSDSISRMVRPFMEETNKTVIAVGGVIGIANNCEVKDGTVVNYRIPDSLLGKFQVIEYFRAFLMGRMAWSRVDGLMLISGAFGFFRTNLVKKVGGYFTKTVGEDMELIVRLRRYMMEQKIPHKVGFVPDPLCWTEVPESSDILSRQRNRWMRGTIETLLLHRPIRFRKKYGVLGSISYPFWSIFEKSGPIVELLGIIYTVILLFIGDFSALYFVALLLLMYLLSLLVSVFSVLYEQIAFNNYKNRKDLRKLLWVILSEPFTVHPRVVWWGIKGHIDFIRGKGGWGTMIRTGFKVSEDKKKMLTQSSS, from the coding sequence ATGTATAACTTCCTGTTCTATCTGCTTATAGAGATTTTTGGAATCATCTTTTTATTGATGAGTTTCTTGGTTATATCCATTTACCTTACGCTTATGGTGTTGAGTGCATTGGAAATGAGGGAATATTTACGGAAGAATAAATTTGCAGATTATTCGGATATCATCACTTCTCCACTTGCACCTAGCGTTTCAATATTAGCTCCAGCTTTTAATGAAGGGCAAAACATAGTACAAAATGTAAAGAGTTTATTGTCTTTGCATTACAGCAAGTTTGAAGTAATAATTATTAATGATGGATCCAAGGATGATACCTTGGATAAGCTTATTGAATTTTTTGATTTAGAAAAGACTGATTTTGCATACAAGCCAGAAATCGAGACCAAAGAGATCAGAGGGATATACCGGTCCAATAATATTTCCAATCGACGTTTGTTGGTTATAGATAAGGAAAATGGAGGGAAAGCTGATGCTCTTAATGCTGGTATCAATGTGGCAGGGATGGATGTGTTAGCTTGTATTGATGTTGACTGCATTTTGTCAAGCGATTCGATTAGCAGAATGGTAAGGCCATTTATGGAAGAAACCAATAAAACTGTTATTGCAGTAGGGGGAGTAATTGGTATTGCTAATAATTGTGAAGTAAAGGATGGAACTGTTGTTAACTATCGGATTCCAGATTCATTGTTGGGAAAATTTCAAGTAATTGAATACTTCCGCGCGTTTTTGATGGGGAGGATGGCCTGGTCCAGAGTTGATGGATTAATGCTGATTTCAGGGGCTTTTGGATTTTTTAGAACCAATTTAGTCAAGAAGGTTGGTGGATATTTCACCAAAACCGTAGGAGAGGACATGGAATTAATTGTTCGATTAAGAAGGTACATGATGGAGCAAAAAATCCCGCATAAAGTGGGCTTTGTACCAGACCCTCTTTGCTGGACAGAGGTTCCGGAAAGTTCTGATATTCTTTCCCGACAGCGGAATCGCTGGATGAGAGGAACCATTGAAACTCTATTACTTCACAGGCCTATTCGCTTCAGAAAAAAATATGGGGTATTAGGTTCTATTTCGTATCCGTTTTGGTCGATTTTTGAAAAGTCTGGACCTATCGTAGAGCTTTTGGGGATTATTTATACCGTTATACTTTTATTCATTGGTGATTTTAGTGCCCTTTATTTCGTTGCTTTATTATTGTTGATGTATTTGTTGTCTTTGTTGGTATCCGTATTTAGCGTACTCTATGAGCAAATAGCATTCAATAATTATAAAAATAGAAAGGACCTTAGAAAGCTACTTTGGGTGATTCTATCCGAACCCTTTACGGTCCATCCAAGAGTGGTATGGTGGGGTATAAAAGGCCATATTGACTTCATACGAGGAAAGGGTGGATGGGGCACCATGATTCGAACTGGGTTTAAGGTTTCTGAGGACAAAAAGAAAATGCTTACTCAATCATCTAGTTAA
- a CDS encoding YaiO family outer membrane beta-barrel protein, whose amino-acid sequence MRYLYLLYIGLLLSYSGFAQTSKSSDELLIEARELIMDDKYIEGRRLAFLALERSPDYADILILVGRSYAWEGKNDSASIYLERAIVASPQYADGYVAYLDNLFWADQLEKADEIILRAKSNFPDPLPDPIVYRESRLLYYREKYDEALDLVQPLFDKGYNQEGMLGYMANLQRLRKTNAIGATYDYDSFKGAIAPWHTWSIYGRTRMKFTGSIIARVTQSERFGGFGTLYEIDAYPSIGENGYAYINLGGSKAGFFPKLRFGASYFYNFEGGWEAELGYRYLGFSSVTNIYTFSIGKYLGNWWVNFRPNIIPGETGTSVSGQFNARYYFDTAEDFFSIQLSTGVSPDEETRALNQLLNSYRARAGYQHLITPKFQIYSYLGYSIDELDADTTRDNFNFTLGMEYRF is encoded by the coding sequence ATGAGATATTTATACTTACTCTATATTGGACTTTTGCTGAGTTATTCAGGATTTGCACAGACGTCAAAAAGCTCTGATGAACTTCTTATAGAAGCCAGAGAATTAATAATGGATGATAAATATATCGAGGGAAGACGTTTAGCGTTTTTGGCCTTAGAACGGTCACCTGATTATGCAGATATTTTAATTTTAGTGGGGAGAAGTTATGCGTGGGAGGGTAAAAATGATTCAGCTTCCATTTATTTAGAAAGAGCCATTGTGGCTTCTCCTCAATACGCAGATGGATATGTGGCCTATTTGGATAATTTGTTTTGGGCTGATCAATTAGAAAAAGCAGATGAAATAATACTTAGAGCAAAGTCTAACTTTCCTGATCCGCTTCCTGATCCCATTGTCTACAGAGAGTCAAGATTGCTTTATTACCGTGAAAAATACGACGAGGCTCTAGATTTAGTTCAGCCACTATTTGATAAAGGATATAATCAGGAAGGTATGCTTGGTTATATGGCAAATTTGCAGCGGCTTAGAAAAACAAATGCAATTGGTGCAACCTACGATTATGATTCTTTCAAAGGAGCAATTGCTCCATGGCATACTTGGTCGATCTATGGTCGGACTCGAATGAAATTTACGGGCTCTATAATCGCAAGAGTGACCCAAAGTGAGCGATTTGGTGGATTTGGTACATTGTATGAAATAGATGCATATCCTTCCATTGGAGAAAATGGCTACGCTTATATCAATTTGGGCGGTTCCAAGGCAGGTTTCTTTCCTAAATTGAGATTTGGAGCTTCTTACTTCTACAACTTTGAAGGTGGATGGGAAGCAGAATTGGGTTACAGATACTTAGGGTTTTCATCAGTTACCAATATTTATACTTTCTCAATTGGTAAATATTTGGGAAACTGGTGGGTGAACTTTAGACCCAATATTATTCCTGGTGAAACAGGAACTAGTGTTTCTGGGCAGTTTAATGCAAGATATTATTTCGATACTGCGGAAGATTTTTTCAGTATTCAATTAAGTACAGGTGTTTCCCCAGACGAGGAAACTCGAGCCTTGAATCAATTGCTAAATTCCTACCGAGCAAGAGCGGGTTATCAACATTTGATTACACCTAAATTCCAGATTTATTCTTACCTAGGTTACTCAATTGATGAGCTTGATGCCGATACCACACGAGATAACTTCAATTTCACCCTAGGAATGGAATATCGATTTTAA
- a CDS encoding LTA synthase family protein — translation MSLLFLILILLLRGVEIYFIFSNHALDFGIKEILIFSLLQDLGWVIYLLGILFILHILFSLIRIKFSKFTTLTTLSFFLLLHVGVIFYFIETLVPLGQDLFAYNWSDIFQTVSASGQLTLVNGLLAIGFIISVIAGLFWSTKWLNFELNTFLYITPTFLLSLFFVQFFPKDGFDTGSEVKLNIELNKSRYLVEESFERWMYGGEFYFDFFLRATNKNMIVKKDFYDDEYPFMHHAEYPDVLSPFFDSLQSPPNIVFILAESFGKAYSGKNAYLGSFTPFLDSLENHSLAWEHNVSTTGRTFGVLPGILGGYPFGEEGFLELFEEFPYHQSLISILKNNGYESRFFIGSDQKFDHQGDFMEYQQVDAIEDEFTFLPGYQKTPSPTGFSWGYADKELFLNALRKLPESYTSPEIQIFQTITSHSPYIVPEDELYNEKFENYISNVLKLSPEKKEEYTSYKNIYKTILYADDAIRLFFEGYKKRLEFENTIFIITGDHRLPEIPMSSRLDRFHVPLLIYSPKLKEAKQFKGLTSHFEVTPSILAYLKSNFNISIPEDVVWQGQVLDTAKTFQSQLVMPLMRNKNQLVEYISGEYFLSDGQIFQISENLNIDPIDEPDLRTQLIGEFEDFKNKNNYMLQTRKLLKPQNQSVASN, via the coding sequence ATGTCCCTTCTCTTTTTGATCCTTATTTTACTTCTTCGGGGAGTAGAGATTTACTTTATATTTTCAAATCATGCTTTAGATTTTGGAATCAAAGAAATCTTGATTTTTAGTTTGTTACAAGATTTAGGATGGGTGATATACCTTCTGGGAATTTTATTCATCCTTCATATTCTGTTTAGCTTAATCAGGATCAAATTTTCAAAGTTTACTACGCTGACTACATTATCGTTTTTTCTCCTCCTGCATGTGGGAGTGATATTTTATTTCATTGAAACACTCGTTCCATTGGGTCAAGATCTATTTGCCTACAATTGGAGTGATATTTTTCAAACTGTTTCAGCATCTGGCCAACTTACTTTAGTCAATGGATTATTGGCTATTGGATTCATTATTAGTGTAATCGCTGGTCTTTTTTGGAGTACCAAATGGCTGAATTTTGAGTTAAATACCTTTCTTTACATTACCCCAACTTTTTTACTTTCACTCTTCTTTGTTCAATTTTTCCCTAAGGATGGGTTTGATACTGGAAGCGAAGTCAAGCTAAACATCGAGCTAAATAAGTCCAGATATCTGGTAGAAGAATCCTTTGAAAGATGGATGTATGGTGGAGAGTTTTACTTTGATTTTTTCTTAAGGGCAACCAACAAAAACATGATTGTTAAGAAGGATTTCTATGATGACGAATATCCTTTTATGCATCACGCAGAATATCCTGACGTGCTTAGCCCATTTTTTGATTCCTTGCAGAGTCCTCCTAATATCGTCTTTATTCTTGCAGAAAGTTTTGGTAAAGCCTACTCTGGAAAAAACGCCTATTTAGGGAGCTTTACTCCTTTTTTAGACTCTTTAGAAAATCACAGTTTGGCTTGGGAGCACAACGTGTCCACTACGGGAAGAACTTTCGGAGTTTTACCTGGAATTTTAGGCGGGTACCCATTTGGGGAAGAAGGATTCCTTGAGTTATTTGAAGAATTTCCCTACCACCAATCCTTGATTAGCATTCTAAAAAACAACGGCTATGAGAGTCGATTCTTCATTGGTTCTGATCAAAAATTTGACCATCAAGGAGACTTCATGGAATATCAACAAGTAGATGCAATCGAGGATGAATTTACATTTTTACCTGGTTACCAGAAAACTCCCTCCCCAACAGGATTTTCATGGGGATATGCAGACAAAGAGCTCTTTTTAAATGCATTGCGGAAACTTCCTGAAAGTTATACCTCTCCAGAAATTCAGATTTTTCAAACCATCACCTCCCACTCCCCATATATTGTTCCTGAGGATGAGCTGTACAATGAAAAGTTTGAGAATTACATTTCCAATGTCTTAAAATTAAGTCCGGAAAAAAAAGAGGAATACACCAGTTACAAAAACATCTATAAGACGATTCTATATGCAGATGATGCGATTCGTCTCTTTTTCGAAGGATATAAAAAGCGCCTAGAATTTGAAAATACCATCTTTATAATCACCGGTGACCATCGCCTTCCAGAAATACCGATGTCCTCAAGATTGGACAGGTTTCATGTTCCATTACTTATTTATTCCCCAAAGCTAAAGGAAGCAAAACAATTCAAAGGTCTTACCAGTCACTTCGAGGTAACCCCAAGTATTCTAGCGTATTTGAAATCAAATTTTAATATCTCGATTCCAGAAGATGTAGTGTGGCAAGGGCAAGTATTGGACACAGCAAAAACCTTTCAATCTCAACTTGTAATGCCCCTTATGAGAAATAAAAATCAATTAGTGGAATATATAAGCGGGGAATATTTTCTTTCTGATGGACAGATTTTTCAAATCTCAGAAAACCTTAACATTGACCCTATAGATGAGCCTGATTTAAGAACCCAATTAATTGGAGAGTTTGAAGATTTCAAAAATAAGAACAATTACATGCTTCAAACTCGAAAATTACTTAAGCCCCAAAACCAATCCGTAGCTTCAAACTAA
- a CDS encoding DUF3253 domain-containing protein — MEVLRIAILDFCRRRRSNSFCPSEVVRQMYPVDWRYFMKDIQLVMMEMYQEGLIVVTKKGLPIDPNNLPSGPVRITCPKQPNSLK, encoded by the coding sequence ATGGAAGTTTTAAGAATAGCAATTTTAGATTTTTGTCGTAGAAGGCGGTCCAATTCCTTCTGTCCCTCGGAGGTGGTCCGCCAAATGTATCCCGTTGATTGGCGCTATTTTATGAAAGATATCCAATTGGTTATGATGGAAATGTATCAGGAAGGACTCATTGTTGTAACAAAAAAAGGACTTCCCATTGATCCAAATAACCTTCCTTCAGGCCCAGTTCGGATAACCTGCCCAAAGCAACCAAATTCACTTAAATAG
- the msrA gene encoding peptide-methionine (S)-S-oxide reductase MsrA, whose amino-acid sequence MQDPNHLPKTQFEIPINQEAIVLGAGCFWCTEAVFQRLNGVEKVISGYAGGIIPNPTYRQICTGTTGHAEVVAVFYNPQLISLAEILEVFWATHDPTTVNRQGADVGPQYRSSIFYFSEDQADLARKLKLELNQKAVFDSPVVTEITPFSNFYEAEDYHQNYFNENGMQPYCQFVVRPKVDKLKTYFQSKLKN is encoded by the coding sequence ATGCAAGACCCAAATCACTTACCAAAAACACAATTTGAAATCCCAATAAATCAAGAAGCGATAGTATTAGGTGCAGGATGTTTTTGGTGCACAGAGGCAGTTTTTCAGCGATTAAATGGAGTTGAAAAGGTCATATCTGGCTATGCTGGTGGAATTATCCCTAATCCCACCTATCGCCAGATTTGTACTGGTACTACCGGACATGCTGAAGTAGTTGCTGTTTTTTACAACCCTCAATTGATCAGTTTAGCTGAAATTTTAGAAGTGTTTTGGGCAACTCATGATCCCACGACTGTTAATCGCCAAGGTGCTGATGTTGGGCCACAGTACAGATCTTCCATTTTTTATTTCTCAGAAGACCAAGCAGATTTAGCGAGGAAGCTTAAATTGGAATTGAATCAAAAGGCCGTTTTTGACTCTCCTGTTGTCACTGAAATTACTCCATTTTCAAACTTTTATGAGGCAGAAGATTATCACCAAAATTATTTCAATGAAAATGGAATGCAGCCCTATTGCCAGTTTGTAGTAAGACCAAAAGTCGATAAACTCAAGACTTATTTCCAATCCAAGCTAAAAAACTGA